The genomic interval AATCTCTAAAAGTAACGATATTACCAAAGGTTTTTGTAGCATCATAAATACGATTGGTACGCGAAAAGGCCTGTATTAACCCATGATAACGCAAATTCTTGTCTACAAACAGCGTATTCAATGTGGGGGCATCAAAGCCCGTAAGAAACATCCCGACTACGATAATAAGGTCAACTTCTTTGCTCTTAACACGTTTTGCCAGATCGCGATAGTAGTTTTGAAACTCTTTACTCTCTACCCCAAAACTGGTTTTGAACATTGTATTATAGTCATTGATGGATTTGGTTAAAAACTCTTTTGCACTTTGATCCATTGCTGATGGTTCAAAAGTTTCATCAGGAATCTCACCAACAGCACTTTGTTCTTCATTCGCAGCAAAAGAGAATATGGTTGCTATTTTTAAAGGCTTTTCACTTTCCTTTTGCAACTTGTTTAATTCCTCATAGTAACATTTGGCAGCATCTACACTACTTACGGCAAACATGGCGTTAAAACCTTTGTTACCACCTTGGCTTCTGTGGGTTTTAATTCTAAAATTTTGTAAAATGTATTGAGAAATCTCTTTGATACGCTTAGGATGAAGTAATGCGGTATTGTTTTCTGCAGAACTTAATTTTTTTTCATCCTGTTCTGTTTCTATCCTCTTAAATTGTGGACGTACATTGTTGTAATCAACTTTGAACTTCAATACTTTTTCGTCTCTGATGGCATCGGTAATCACATAGGAATGCAATTCACGGCCAAAAACACTTGCTGTAGTTTCAGCACCTAAAGCATTTTGAGGAAAAATTGGCGTTCCTGTAAAGCCAAATTGATAGAACTTTTTGAACTTTTTATTCAGGTTCTTCTGTGCTTCACCAAACTGCGAACGATGTGCCTCATCAAAGATGAATACCACTTGCTTTTGATAAATAGCCAAATCGCTCTCCGTTTTCATCAGATTATTCAGCTTCTGGATAGTGGTAACAATAATCTTATTATCCTCTTTTTCGATATTGCGTTTCAAACCAGCCGTACTATCTGAACCGTTCACACTATCAGGCGAGAATCGTTGATACTCTTTCATGGTCTGAAAGTCGAGATCTTTACGGTCGACTACAAAGAAAACTTTATCAATAAAATCGAGTTGGGTTGCGAGTCTTGCCGCTTTGAAACTGGTCAATGTTTTCCCCGAACCTGTGGTATGCCAAATGTAACCGCCACCTTCTACATCCGACCATTTTTTTACATTAAAGGAACTTTCTATTTTCCATAAAATACGTTCTGTAGCTGCAATTTGATAAGGACGCATGATTAGTAAGATATCACTTGTATCGAAAACCGAATAGGTAAACAATACTTTTAAAAGTGTTTTTTGTTGAAAAAAAGTAGCTGTAAAATCTTTTAAATCTTTAATTAATGTATTGTCTGCCTTTGCCCAGTTCATGGTAAAGTCGAAACTGTTTTTATTGCGTTCTACTGTATTGGCAAAATATCGAGTATCTGTACCGTTTGAGATTACAAAAAGTTGTAGGTATTTAAAGAGCGAATTATTAGAATTAAAACTCTCTTTGGAATAGCGATGTACTTGATTGAAGGCTTCACGAATAGCCACTCCGCGCTTTTTTAGCTCTATTTGTACCAAAGGCAAACCATTTACTAATATAGTAACATCGTA from Flavobacterium sp. YJ01 carries:
- a CDS encoding type I restriction endonuclease subunit R, giving the protein MSQYNTIAESNNFIVLDKYTKYSVLNEAPVSYQTESDLEREFIQDLISQGFENPTEVKSIESMLVNARVQLQALNNMEFTNSEWFRFVEEYLDKPSDNLIDKTRKIHDNYIYDFVFDDGHIQNIYLVDKKNVTRNKVQVIKQFEQKGTHANRYDVTILVNGLPLVQIELKKRGVAIREAFNQVHRYSKESFNSNNSLFKYLQLFVISNGTDTRYFANTVERNKNSFDFTMNWAKADNTLIKDLKDFTATFFQQKTLLKVLFTYSVFDTSDILLIMRPYQIAATERILWKIESSFNVKKWSDVEGGGYIWHTTGSGKTLTSFKAARLATQLDFIDKVFFVVDRKDLDFQTMKEYQRFSPDSVNGSDSTAGLKRNIEKEDNKIIVTTIQKLNNLMKTESDLAIYQKQVVFIFDEAHRSQFGEAQKNLNKKFKKFYQFGFTGTPIFPQNALGAETTASVFGRELHSYVITDAIRDEKVLKFKVDYNNVRPQFKRIETEQDEKKLSSAENNTALLHPKRIKEISQYILQNFRIKTHRSQGGNKGFNAMFAVSSVDAAKCYYEELNKLQKESEKPLKIATIFSFAANEEQSAVGEIPDETFEPSAMDQSAKEFLTKSINDYNTMFKTSFGVESKEFQNYYRDLAKRVKSKEVDLIIVVGMFLTGFDAPTLNTLFVDKNLRYHGLIQAFSRTNRIYDATKTFGNIVTFRDLEQATIDAITLFGDKNTKNVVLEKSYKEYLEGFTDIATGKARRGFKDVVNELNAKFPNPDEIVKEKDKKEFAKLFGEYLRVENILQNYDEFTHLKALQYIDLNDTEAIEAFKETYFVADEDIAVMKDISLLPERTVQDYRSTYNDIRDWLRREKNGKESEESKIDWDDVVFEIDLLKSQEINLDYILELIFEHNKKTKDKVALVDEVRRVIRASIGNRAKESLVVDFINETDLDKIKDKANVIDSFFAYAQGKQKTEASELITDENLNEEAAKRYIAASLKREFASENGTELNALLPKMSPLNPQYLTKKQSVFQKISAFVDKFKGVGGEL